Proteins encoded by one window of Vitis vinifera cultivar Pinot Noir 40024 chromosome 10, ASM3070453v1:
- the LOC100265306 gene encoding F-box/kelch-repeat protein At1g30090 isoform X3, with protein MQRVRISSQQAPVHKLGDSQMTLSPKFRLAVIQSNLLNPSLELELSLRGEPLIPGLPDDIALNCLLRLPVQSHAACRAVCKRWHLLLGNKERFFTRRKELGFQDPWLFVFAFHKCTGKIQWQVLDLNHFSWHTIPAMPCKDKVCPHGFRCVSIPHEGALFVCGGMVSDVDCPLDLVLKYEMQKNRWTVMSQMITARSFFATGVIDGMIYAAGGNSSDLFELDLAEVLDPVKGIWSPIASMGTNMASYDAAVLNGKLLVTEGWLWPFFVSPRGQVYDPRTNNWENMAAGLREGWTGSSVVVYGHLFVVSEHERMKLKVYDMESDNWETVEGPALPEQICKPFSVNACDCKIYVVGRNLHVAVGHIWRLNQKGNCEKNWSFGVRWHVVDAPEAFADLTPSSSQSPDLGSSLLLFPTRQRFIISLCFGLETVVRSPSWKAM; from the coding sequence ATGCAAAGGGTTAGAATTTCATCGCAACAGGCCCCAGTACATAAGCTAGGGGATTCCCAAATGACATTATCCCCAAAATTTAGGTTAGCTGTAATCCAATCAAATTTGTTAAATCCTTCATTGGAATTAGAGTTATCTCTCAGGGGAGAGCCTCTCATTCCAGGCCTTCCTGATGATATTGCCCTCAACTGTCTCCTGCGCCTCCCGGTCCAGAGCCACGCAGCTTGCAGAGCTGTCTGCAAGCGTTGGCATCTACTGCTTGGTAATAAGGAGCGGTTCTTTACCCGAAGAAAGGAACTAGGCTTCCAAGACCCTTGGCTCTTTGTCTTTGCATTTCACAAATGTACTGGAAAGATTCAGTGGCAGGTTCTTGACCTTAATCACTTCTCTTGGCACACCATTCCAGCAATGCCTTGCAAGGATAAAGTTTGCCCCCATGGATTCAGGTGTGTTTCCATCCCCCATGAGGGTGCTTTGTTTGTTTGTGGGGGTATGGTATCTGATGTAGATTGCCCACTTGACTTGGTATTGAAGTATGAAATGCAGAAAAACCGTTGGACTGTTATGAGCCAGATGATTACTGCTAGGTCATTTTTTGCTACTGGGGTGATTGATGGTATGATTTATGCGGCGGGTGGAAATAGTTCGGATCTCTTTGAGCTTGACTTGGCTGAGGTTTTAGATCCTGTTAAAGGGATTTGGAGCCCCATTGCCAGCATGGGAACAAACATGGCCTCTTATGATGCAGCAGTTCTCAATGGAAAGCTTCTTGTCACTGAAGGCTGGTTGTGGCCTTTCTTTGTCTCTCCCAGGGGTCAAGTTTATGACCCAAGAACTAATAATTGGGAGAATATGGCTGCTGGCCTGAGAGAAGGCTGGACTGGCTCTAGTGTAGTGGTTTATGGACACTTGTTTGTTGTTTCAGAGCATGAAAGGATGAAACTTAAGGTTTATGACATGGAATCAGATAATTGGGAAACAGTAGAAGGCCCTGCTTTACCAGAGCAGATTTGCAAGCCTTTTTCTGTGAATGCCTGTGATTGCAAGATCTATGTTGTTGGTCGGAACCTTCATGTTGCTGTGGGTCATATCTGGAGGCTGAATCAAAAGGGTAATTGTGAGAAAAACTGGAGCTTTGGTGTTCGATGGCATGTGGTGGATGCTCCAGAAGCCTTCGCTGACTTGACACCCTCCAGCTCTCAG